A region of the Nocardia nova SH22a genome:
CAACGCGAGGTCGGTCGAGGGCACCGGACCGATGCCCATCCGCGAGGGCTCGACACCGGCGACGGCCCAGGTGACCAGCCGCGCCAGCGGGCGCAGGCCGAGTTCGGCGGCCTTCTCCCGGGTCGTGACGATGCACACCGCGGCGCCGTCGTTCTGGCCGCTGGCATTACCGGCGGTGACGGTCGAGTCCGGATCTGCCCTGCGCCGCACCGGTTTCAGCGCCGCGAGGGTCTCCATCGAGATGTCGGCGCGCGGATGCTCGTCGCGGTCGTGGGTGATCTCGCCCTTGCGCGTGGTGACGGTGACCGGAACGATCTCGTCGGCGAATCTGCCCTCTTCGTGTGCGGCGACCGCGCGCAGATGGGAGTTCAGCGCCAGTTCGTCCTGCGCCTCGCGCGTGATCGAGTATTCGGCGCGCAGATTCTCGGCGGTCTCGAGCATCCCGCCGGGCACCGGATGGAACTTTCCGCCCGCCGTCACCCGGCCGCGATTGATGCGGTCGGCGAGCTGAGTGTCGTTGCCGCGCAGGCCGAATCGCAGTCCGAGCGCGTAATGTTCGGCCTGGCTCATGCTTTCGGCGCCACCGGCGAGGACCAGATCGCAGACGCCGGTCTGAATTCGCATCGCGGCATCGATCACGGCTTGCAGCCCCGAACCGCAGCGGCGGTCGAGTTGCAGACCGGGCACTCGCACGTCGAGTCCGGCATCGAGCGCGGCGACGCGGCCGATCGCCGGGGCCTCACCGTTGGGGTAGCACTGCCCGAACAGCACGTCGTCGATATCGGAGCCGGTGATCCCGGTGCGCTCGACCAGCGCCTCGACCACGGTCGCGGCCAGATCGGCGGTCGGAACGTCGCTGAACATACCGCCGTAGCGCCCGACGGGAGTGCGCAGCGGCTCGCAGATGACAGCTTCACGCATCTCAGGCACCGACCTTCAGCTGCTCGGCGTAGGCCAGCACCTCTTTGGCGGTCTTGATGTGCGCGTAGTCGACATGCATCCC
Encoded here:
- a CDS encoding acetyl-CoA C-acetyltransferase encodes the protein MREAVICEPLRTPVGRYGGMFSDVPTADLAATVVEALVERTGITGSDIDDVLFGQCYPNGEAPAIGRVAALDAGLDVRVPGLQLDRRCGSGLQAVIDAAMRIQTGVCDLVLAGGAESMSQAEHYALGLRFGLRGNDTQLADRINRGRVTAGGKFHPVPGGMLETAENLRAEYSITREAQDELALNSHLRAVAAHEEGRFADEIVPVTVTTRKGEITHDRDEHPRADISMETLAALKPVRRRADPDSTVTAGNASGQNDGAAVCIVTTREKAAELGLRPLARLVTWAVAGVEPSRMGIGPVPSTDLALQRAGLTLADIDLIELNEAFAAQVLACTAAWKLGPSDFDRINVNGSGISLGHPVGATGVRILTTMLRELDRRAARYAVETMCIGGGQGLAAIFERES